GACACGCACGCGGTGAGCGAAGCGTGGGAGCCGGCCGCCGTGGCGTTGCGACGGGCGCTCGATCTCGCTCGAGGATCCGCGGAAATGGACAGCAGGGACCTCACGGTTCAGATCATCCACAAGCTCCATGGCTGCGCGCTCCATCGCAAGGCGCTGGCTGAAGGCCGGGATCTCATGGGAACCCTGGCGAGCATGCTGCCCGCGATCTCCGCCAACGCCCATCAACTGGCCACCCTGCTCGAGCCCCACATGCTGGGATCCCAGCTGGTCGCCGAATCCCGGCTCGCCGAAGCGGACGAGGCTTTCGCCCGCGCGGAGTCCGTGGCGCGGGAAGGAGAATCGGGTTATTGGGAGCGTCAGGCGGCCTTCCAGCGCGGCATGCTCGCGCTGCGTCACGAGCGTCCGGCTGACGCCCGCGAGCACCTGAACCGCGCGCTGTCGATCCGAGTGGTGACGCTCTCCGCCGCTCAGGAGAGCTCCGAGCGCGCGGATGTCCTGTTGCGGCTCGCCGAGTGCGACATGGGGGCCGAGCGTCACGAGTCCGCCGAGCGGCTGCTGATTCGCGCGGCGGAAGAAGGCGTGGCGAGCGGCCGAGCGCATGGGCGCCATCTGGCGGCGATCGCCTCATGGCTGAACGCCGGTCTCCCTCAGCACGAAATGGACGAGCGGCGGCGCCTGCTGGATGCCGCGGCGCGACTCGGACGCCTGAGCGGGACCGAGAAGGGCCGGGAGCTGGCGGCCAAGGCCGAAGGGGCCTTGAAGGAGATGGGCCTCTAGCGGCCTGCGCCGCACGACATTGCGCGCTATTCCAGCCGCAGCATCCTGGCCGGAAAGTCGATGGTCACCCGGTAGCGGCGCAGCACGTTGGTGCCGAGGATGCCATCGATCCGCGTTCCGGTCGCCAGCGTGAGCATCTCGAGGAAGTCCGCCACCGCAACCCGCACGCGCGAGATGCGGGTCTGGCCAATTGCCAGCGACCGAACCACTCCCGACGATGCGGTCACCGTGCCCCCGCCGCCCGTCATGTCCGGCATCGCCATGCTCTCGACCTCGCACTGCCGCGCCACCTCGGGCGAGATCACCGTGGTCGAGGCGCCGGTGTCGAGCGCGAACTGGAACGGCCGATCGTGGATCTGGACCGGGAGCATGAGCAGGGGCTTGGAAGGATGTGCGAGCGTGAAGGGCAGTGTGGCGCGGGCCGGGGTGTTCGCCACGGGCTCGTCTGGACTCTCGAGCGTGAGCGTGGCCGACGCGTAGTCGACGGTGAGCCGAAAGTGCTCGAGCACGTTGTGGCCGATGTTGCCGCCGAGCGCCAGACCGATCGCGCTGCCGATACGCCGGAAGTCGTCGGTCATGATCACGGGAACGTCGCGCACCAAGGCCTCGCCGAGCGCGATCGAGCCGGCTCTTCCCATCCCCACCTGGATCGGCCCGCCCGCGCCCTTGGCCTCGTGAGTGGATTCGGCGCGGATGCCCAGGCGCGCGCCGAGCTCAGGAAGCAGCATCGCATGGCTCGCGCCGGTGTCGAGCGCGCAGAGGATCGGCTCGGAGTCGTTGAAGCGCGCGGGGATCACGATCAGCGGCTGGTCGCCGCCCACCAGCCGGA
This sequence is a window from Candidatus Eisenbacteria bacterium. Protein-coding genes within it:
- a CDS encoding aspartyl protease family protein; the encoded protein is MRSDIHFRLVGGDQPLIVIPARFNDSEPILCALDTGASHAMLLPELGARLGIRAESTHEAKGAGGPIQVGMGRAGSIALGEALVRDVPVIMTDDFRRIGSAIGLALGGNIGHNVLEHFRLTVDYASATLTLESPDEPVANTPARATLPFTLAHPSKPLLMLPVQIHDRPFQFALDTGASTTVISPEVARQCEVESMAMPDMTGGGGTVTASSGVVRSLAIGQTRISRVRVAVADFLEMLTLATGTRIDGILGTNVLRRYRVTIDFPARMLRLE